The DNA region atgctcatcaaacacttatttggaacattccacaggtgtgcaggctaattgggaacaggtgggtgccatcagagccggcccaaggcatacgcgtactaagcgcttgcttagggccccgcggccaccagggggcccccaaaagcaattaacaaaaaattcttatttttattttttgcatgtacgagtctgactgatgatttctaaatgatcaaagatatattattgtacaaaaacacaattttaggtcaacagagtgctgctgctgaACTAGGCCTAGTGATTCTGCCTCTCTTTAAATGTAAAGCTGCCTCTGCTGCACCTGTGACGTTTGCCGCCTGCCGTGCAATACCAGTGCGCACTGGGCATCAaaagcgcagatagaggcaaaacaatgtcacaaaaaaggacatatccttcaggtgcagaaaaaaggaagaagaagaaagtggaagaggagaaaaaaatgccatgataaaggtatgtttgcatgacttggtaataaaaagtttatcaaagagatttgtagctgtaattagctttagctaggtgacgttagctagctagcgcggtgctagcaatatgtttttagcatcaggttactagtgagatatgttgtttgcacaaattgtttgcagcagagcacggtaatttatgtgattaaaataaacattattttttacatcaactcataagttatgtgaaacttccccaggagcattgttaaaatactttggaggcacagaatcagcccagagccagtccacatcctcaggctcaactgtgagtgatgaatcaggtgaggaaaagactgtcaccatacagtatacatttaatttcttagtataaacattacacctgaagggaaattaatatagtcaaagtatctcattaatatgtgtgtctatatgtatgtatgtatgtatgtatttcatcTTAGGTCCATCTCCATCCTCTACAGTGCTCTCACACACCTCCATCCTCTGTGCCCACTGTCCCCTCCATGTCTGAAACCACAGCTGATTTATCTAGTAAGTTAACTGCAAAACATCCTTTATAATTGCTCATTGTACTGCAGAACATTCTGAGATTAATAATTATGTCCAACAGTGCAATTTAATGACCTTATAGGTCCTTCTTTTTTAGTCATTGTCTTTCTTTGGTCACTTCCTCAGCAACTTCCACCACAGCGTCCCCTTCACACCATGGACCATCATCAGTTCCGCCAGTTGACCCAGCTGTGTGGCCTTCTTTCCTCTCAGATTCAGACAGGACTGAGCAGGTGATCAGAGGACCACTGTCTATTAAGGAGAACTTTTCATTCCCCAAACGGCATGATGGCCGAAGTTTTCATTATCATTATACCTACAGACAGCTAGTCAATGGGGAAAAAGTCAAGCGTAGCTGGCTGACTTATTCAAGAAGTCTATTGCTTTTGCtgcaaattattttccaaaaagtccTTAAAACTGGCAGCCGAGGGACAGCGGGATTGGGTCAACATAGGtgcaataataaagtgaatcagaatcagctttattgtccagttatgtttaacacacatgcaatttaacttcagtagactgcgctctctttgtacaaagtaaacattaaatatgaacaattaactaaaaatataaactagtaattaaagactaatatgtacaagactgatgagacatgatgacacttttactgtaaatacaaagctttatcacttggactgttcaaccccaggccactcttgtagctgaatgttttctacattttaagattaggaaccatatatggcactctggacatcattcgttcattcattggtattatttaggttcttaactgggccacccccatatctttataaatgacatgtcatttgtaaagacataccaggctgacaataggataatgtaaacaacactgccagagccgcaatgagtttatagtaggtgtgtgaatgatcaacaatcaatattattggcagaaatagagggccccaaaatcaaattttgcttagggccccatggagtcttgggccggcactgggtgccatgattgggtattgtTGCGctggaccagatgttcctccaagggaatttaagttactggtcaatcccaagttcttttgatgacatataagCTCAGTTTAAATGATCACCagaacagaataggtattttgcaatttatttccaaagctttggaaaGAGAGACCAGCCTAGAGCAACACATTCAATTGCGtagccaagttgatctgaaaacatcaCGGAAGTGTTGTCTTCTTCAATATGCCAATTGCCCACACCCTCCAGAACGAATACACATGTCTATTGTTCTACTTTAGCCTGAGACAAGATGAGATAAGGAAAAGGAGtatctaaataaataataaatgggttatacttgtatagcgcttttctaccttcaaggtactcaaagcactttgacactatttccacattcacccattcacacactgatggcaggagctgccatgcaaggcgctaaccagcacccatcaggagcaagggtgaagtgtcttgcccaaggacacaacggacgtgactaggatggtagaaggtggggattgaaccccagtaaccagcaaccctccgattgcttgcacggccactctatcaacttcgccacaccgtccccaactTCTCCTCCTCACATTACTAAAGTCAAGGTAACTTACAGTGTACCatcgacatacttgccaaccttgagacctccgattccgggcggtgggggttggggggtggggcgggggcgggggcgtggttgggtgcGTGGttaagacatatacagtatatatatatatatttatacacatatatacatatatatatatatatatatatatatatatatatatatatatatatatatatatatatatatatatatatatatatatacacacaaaccccgtttccatatgagttgggaaattgtgttagatgtaaatataaacggaatacaatgatttgcaaatccttttcaacccatattcaattgaatgcactacaaagacaagatatttgatgttcaaactcataaactttattttttttgcaaatgataattaacttagaatttcatggctgcaacacgtgccaaagtagttgggaaagggcatgttcaccactgtgttacatcaccttttcttttaacaacactcaataaacgattgggaactgaggaaactaattgttgaagctttgaaagtggaattctttcccattcttgttttatgtagagcttaagtcgttcaacagtccggggtctccgccgtagtattttacgcttcataatgcgccacacattttcgatgggagacaggtctggaatgCAGGCGGTCCagtaaagtacccgcactctttttttacgaagccacgctgttgtaacacgtgctgaatgtggcttggcattgtcttgctgaaataagcaggagcgtccatgaaaaagacagcgcttagatggcagcatatgttgttccaaaacctgtatatacctttcagcattaatggtgccttcacagatgtgtaagttacccatgccttgggcactaatgcacccccataccatcacagatgctggcttttgaactttgcgccgataacagtctggatggttcgcttcccctttggtccggatgacactatgtcgaatatttccaaaaacattttgaaatgtggactcgtcagaccacagaacacttttccactttgcatcagtccatcttagatgatcttgggcccagagaagccggcagcgtttctggatgttgttgataaatggctttcgctttgcatagtagagctttaacttgcacttacagatgtagcgacaaactgtatttagtgacagtggttttctgaagtgttcctgaacccatgtggtgatatcctttagaaattgatgtcggtttttgatacagtgccgtctgagtgatcgaaggtcacggtcattcaatgttggtttccggccatgccgcttacgtggagtgatttctccagattctctgaaccttttgatgatattatggaccgtagatgttgaaatccctaaatttcttgcaattgcactttgagaaacattgttcttaaactgtttgactatttgctcacacagttgtggacaaaggggtgtacctcgccccatcctttcttgtgaaagactgagcattttttgggaagctgtttttatacccaatcatggcacccacctgttcccaatttgcctgcacacctgtgggatgttccaaataagtgtttgatgagcattcctcaactttatcagtacttattgccacctttcccaacttctttgtcacatgttgctggcataaaattctaaagttaatgattatttgcaaaaaaaaaaaaatgtttatcagtttgaacatcaaatatgttgtctttgtagcatattcaactgaatatgggttgaaaatgatttgcaaatcgttgtattccgtttatatttacatctaacacaatttcccaactcatatggaaacggggtttgtatatatatattatatatatatatatatatatatatatatatatatatatatatatatatatatatatatatatatatatatattgtatatatatatatattgtatatatatatatatattgtatatatatgtatatatatatatactgtatatatatgtatatatacacacagtatatatatgtgtattttacctctgttttaaatgtaattttgtaATATGTCCTTTGCCTGGAAttttttgtggtgtacagccctttgttcttaaactgtggttgtttttaaagggctttataaataaagttggtatggtatggtaatttTAGGGTAAAATATGAAAGAAATAATAAATTGTCAAGGATTAAATAACAAGGGTTGCCACGTGAATGCCTGTTATAATACATCTGGCCACTGAGAGGCGCAAGAACACTTTAACTGTGTTGTATGGCTCGCACTACCACCTTCCACCACTAAGGGCAGCAGAAGGCATTTAATGTCCACCTTAGAAGAAGAAtgacactttaaaaatgttgtcgcctcgattttaaatacatttgtcgttttatttgttttttattcagcTTTCTTACCCACCAACCGGCTgatatgattaatctgatttgacAGAAAGTGTTCGTTTCATGGAAAATGCTGCGTTGAGCAGAGTAGCAGCTTCCCGCTGTTTCAGTGTTTGCGAGCGGCTGGAGCTAACTTATTTAGCTAGCCGTGATGTCCTCGCCATGGATAGGCGAGCAGGGACAGGTGGGTCCCTTGAGCAACCACAGCCGAGGACAGCTCCAGGAACTACTGCTGCGACAGAACGCCATTCTCTCTAACAAGTAAGATGACCACTGCGTCAAATACATGGACGTTATACGCACACACGCTCTACACAACTCTTGACAAAGTAGTAAAGAGTTTCACATATGATTTTAATTGTGTTCTCCATGAGTAAACATCACTACCTCATTTAGTTTCTATTTTACATTTTTCAGACATGCACAGAGTGGATGTCATGAATGACACTGGCTCACACTTACCTGCATCATATTTCTACAACACAATATTACATTtagggtggcacaggggttagtgcatccatccatccatccattttctaccgcttattcccttcggggttgcggggggcgctggagcctatctcagctacaatcatgtgcctcacaatacgaaggtcctgagttcaatctcgggatctttctgtgtggactttgcatgttctccccgtgactgtgtgggttccctccgggtactccggcttcctcccacctccaaagtcatgcacctggggataggttgattggcaacactaaattggttgaattgcaccaattttgtcaagaggagtggtcaaaaattcagccagaagcttgtggatggctaccaaaagtgccttattgccaagggacatgtaaccaaatattaacattgctgtatgtatacttttgacccagcagatttggtcacattttcagtagacccataaaaaattcataaaagaaccaaacttcatgaatgttttttgtgaccaacaagtatgttttCCAATCAATCTATctctatcaccaaaaaataagagttgttgaaattattggaaactcttgacagccatgacattatgttctttacaagtgtatgtaaacttttgaccacgactgtatataaaaattgcgtccacattgcagacatgctaGGAACGCTCAAGACAGTCACAATGatgtgcgttttgtttacatccggtttcgtTACCACGGATTTCGGTTATCAAAGTCTTGTTTCGGTGTTCAAGTTTTCGGTACATTACTTgttaatagtgcgcaaataataggcaatatctttctgtgtggagtgtgcatgttctcccgtgactgcgtgggttccctccgggtactccggaggaaacccacctccagagacatgcacctggggataggttgattggtaacactaaattggccctagtgtgtgaatgtgagtgtgaatgttgtctatctatccgTGTTGGTtatcctgtgatgaggtggccacttgtccagggtgcaccccgcatATATTTGGcatatattcactgttagaaaGGATCTGCCATGTGGCCCAGCAACgataacgagtttgacacccctgaactagggCCAATTCATTGTTATAAATTAATTAGTAATGTACTGTCCTGAATCAGAAATAGAATGTATGCACATGCAGTGAAATTCAGTATATttaccaaaaaacaggaattgatcatttaatttacaAACAATTACATAATATTTGTTATAGTTGATTGAATAAGAGTAAGTACATTTTGTTTATGTAGCATTTCTCAGAGAGAGCTCACAAAATGCTTCACGTGGTTAAGATACAAACCGTACAATCAAATCTCCACGTATAGCATGAGGAAACTGAAACTttgcaaataaaacaataaatatgattttttttaaataaagtatacACAAAATTATagtaaaattataaataaatatttgagaAATATTACTGGAACGCAGGCCTAAACAAAGcaggtatttatatttttttagggggttgTGTTCATAGTATGCATATTCTAGTTTGATTTGTGCAGATGTCTTTCAAATAAGTACACATTGCATTACCATTTGGTACATTACATTAGTTAATGGCACCTTACAGTAATGCTAAGATCTTAAAACTTTACTTATAACTTGAATGTAACCTGTTACTGTGTATACCATAAATGATAGCGTTTGATATTTTATAGTGTTGTTTGCAGGAGATTAATCGAGACCCTTCCCGACAAAGGAAAGAAGTTAAGGGACTTTGCAGAAAAGATAAACCTCGCCATTGAGCAACATGATGAAGAAGAGAGGAAGAAGAGTTTGGTGTCAGCAGCCAGAACAGAGTTTCAGTCCAAATACCAACAAGCCTTCACCATGCGACAAAGTGAGCTCACCACGTCACAACTGACTGAAGGGTCGCTTGTCTGCGTTCCTGCAGAGGAGGAAGACGACACTGCGAATGAACTTGTCAGCAAAGAGGCTGCTGCTGAAACCATGGAGATAACTGCCTCTGGGGCCTCTCTGATCTCTGTCCGGACAAAAGAGGCCGACCTTGCTGAGGCCTTGGACAGGGTCACAATATCTACTAGCACTGGTTTTAATGGGAAAAACGAGGAAAAAAAGGACAATTACTTTTTTAGGAAGCCGACCCAAATGCCTCACATTGTGACAGTCCTCCAAAGAACAGAGAACACGTCTCGCCCTCGTCAAAAATTCAGACCAAACCAGTGAGTAGAtgatattaaaacaaacaaataatgtgcatctctctctctctctctctctgtgtgtgtgtgtgtgtgtgtgtgtgtgtgtgtgtgtgtgtgtgtgtgtgtgtgtgtgtgtgtgtgtgtgtgtgtgtgtgtgtgtgtgtgtgtgtgtgtgtgtgtgtgtgtgtgtgcgcgcgcgcgtagCGTCAGGGGGTGGTCTGGGTACATGCATGTTACGCTAGTCGGAAACTCTAAATTGTCCATAAGTGTGAATGTTATTGACTGTTTTTTATTAGTCAAGGGTGTGCCAAGCCTatcgcccaaagtcagctgggatgggCCTTATCTCACAAGCAGTATATGGATAGAATGCTTAGTCATGTTTCTGACTTTCCAGGCTGCCAAACAGAAGCGACAACTCTTCGTCTGGCTCCTCATCACCCAGCCAGTCGTCCGAGGGGTCATCGCCGCTCTCGGCGCAGGCCAGGAGAGAACGTGACAAGAAACACCTGGATGACATCACGGCAGCAAAGCTACCTCCTCTCCACCACAGTCCAGCCCAGCTTCTGTCTCTGCAAGAGTCAGCTGACCTTCTGAGAGCACAGACTATGAAACAGCAGGTTAGTCTGTGTGCTGAATTAAGAAAACTCTTATATACAGTCAAACCCATGTTAGCGGCCACAAAGATTTCCCTCACTTTTTGTATCCTGGAATAGTTATTTTTACGCTGCATAGCGGCCACGAATTTGCTGCAATGATGCATAATGTTAATAGATGGAGTCTCAGTTGTTATTTGATTTACTCATTTTAAGATAAACTTACTACAATATGAATTGCGATATAAAAACTTTACGTTTAATAATTTGATATATtgtaggtgtatattgtagcgtcccggaagacttagtgctgcaaggggttctgggtatttgttctgttgtgttacggtgcggatgttctcccgaaatgtgtttgtcattcttgtttggtgtgggtttgcagtgtggcgcatatttgtaacagtgttaaagttgtttatacggacaccctcagtgtgacctgtatggctgttgaccaagtatgtattgcattcacttgtgtgtgtgtgaaaagccgtagatataatgtgattgggccggcacacaaaggcagtgcctttaaggtttattggcgctctgtacttctccctacgtccgtgtaccactccgtacagcggtgttttaaaaagtcatacattttactttttgaaaccgataccaataatttccgatattacattttaaagcatttatcggccgataaaataggcagtccgatattatcgggcatctctactGCACGTCATATTATCGTGTGTCAGCAGGCACTCTCCCTTATTTCTTctcaaacatttaaaataaatcaccAATAAAGGGGGGTATCGATTCTTCAATTTGTCTCGATGGGACATGGACTttcctaaatcacaaaagtctaaCTGCAGCCGCATTACAGCAAAAAATAACAAGCTAAGAAGCGGAAATTGCCAAATAGATTAGTAAGTCAGGAGAGACACTAACATCCAAAGTGCGAGTGCAACAACACGTCTGTCAGCCATATATATGAATCAGTGGATCGTAGATACGACTCTCCTTTTTCAGCTGCAAGCTTACATTGCTAGGGGCAAAGTGTTTGAGCATTCCGTGGTTTGAGAAGGCATGACAATTGAAACCATAGCTTTTGCCCAATTAGGGGCGTTTATCTATTTTTTCATTTTGCGGCCAGCTGTAGTTCTCGCGTATCtatccatatatccatccatattTACCGCTTGTcgctttcagggtcgcggggggtgctggagcctatcccagttgcactcgggtagaaggcggtgtacaccctgaacaagtcgccacatcatcacagggctaacacagatagacaacattcacactgcagggccaatatagtgttgccaatcaacctatccctagtATTTTATAGATATGTATCTATGCTGTGTGCACTCACATCCAAAAAGTGGAAATGACGCAATACTTCATACGTGAGCTGCCAGAGAAGAAGCCTTTTATGCATATTATTACATATacatgtctgtgttggccctgcgatgaggtggcgacttgttctgtaccccgccttccgcccgaatgcagctaggatcggctccagcaccccctacacccgcgagagggacaagcggtaggaaatggatggatgattaactTGGATGGCAAGTGCACCTAATGCTTGTGTAAATTATTGACATTTTCTTCAGTTAGTGAAATGAGTTGCGATCAAgtgagtaccgtaatttccggactataagccgcacctgactataagccgcaccagctaaatttaggggaaaatacagattgctccatatataagccgcacccgactataagccgcagggttttgatgtgtaattaccgtagtatgtaggggttcctgctaccacggaggggattgtcgggacagagatgactgcttgggaacgcaaagcgtcccatttattaacaataaatctttcaatcattcaatcaaactttcacatctttgacatggcgaacagcattcgtgcagagtacaaataatacaacggtgcaaagtaatacaaagtgctcgcctgtacgttatcaaaataaccagcctaccggtatataaaaagtcagtctttaatcattgtgtcatcgtcttcctcctgcgtactaaaaccaccggaatcctctttgtcggtgtcggagaagaacaggccgtaaataagccgcacccttgtataagccgcagggaccagaacgaggggaaaaagtagcggcttatagtccggaaattacggtatgtaataattgattattatgaatgctgtattaacatattattgtatttgtatttatttcattatttaatcTTATGGTATTTTACATTGATTTACTTTGAATTGTTTTTACAAtgcgcagcactttggaaacagctCGTCAATAGTGtcatataaataaagatttggaAGTACTGTATATTGCGTGTCAGGTGATTACGCATTGTATTTTCTAGTTGTCCAATCCATTCCGCTTGATTTATACAaacccatttaaaaaaacaatacaagtttcacaaagtgctgcacaagagttaaaacatacatttagaaGCAGGATAAAACTAAGGAGAGTCAAttgtataaaacatttaactatgaagagaataaatacataaaagaaaagcaaatagactaaaatcacacaactctcatgctggtttaaaagccgaggagtaaaaatatgttttaagatgtGATTTAAAACTCATTAAAGGGGATATtgttttggagccacagcagaaaatgcacaatccccctctggattttaaacaggtttttgggacgacaagaagaaactgatcagctgacctcgGAGACCTTGTGGACGTGTACGTTTTTAAAGGTTCTGACATTTATTGCGGTGCTAATCcgttaaaaaatttttaaaacaaagaataacattttaaaaataattctaaaatgaactgTGGGAGCCAGTGATGGGATGCTAAAATATGAGTAATGTGCTCATGTTTTTTAGTGCCAGTTAAAAgacgagcagcagcattttagaCTAGCTGCAATGAGCGATTGAGGCCTGGTTCATCCCAACATAGAGTGAATTGCAGTAGCCCAAACgtgattaaattaaaaacatggaTTACCCACTCAAAGTCGTTAAaagatcaatcagtcaatcaatcaatgtttatttatatagccctaaatcacaagtgtctcaaagggctgtacaagccacaacgacatcctcggtacagagcccacatacgggcaaggaaaactcaccccagtgggacgtcaatgtgaatgactatgagaaaccttggagaggaccgcatatgtgggtaaccccccccccctctaggggagaccgaaagcaatggatgtcgagtgggtctgacataatattgtgaaagtccaacacatcagcgagagtccagtccatagtggggccagcaggaaccatcccgagtggagacgagtcagcagcgtagagatgtccccatctgatgaacaggctagcggtccacggtttggagcagagtagaaaagaaaagaaaacaaacggcagatcaactggtctaaaaagggagtctatttaaaggctagagtatataaatgagttttaagatgagacttaaatgcttctactgaggtagcatctctaacttttaccgggagggcattccatagtattggagcccgaatagaaaacgctctatagcccgcagactttttttgggctctgggaatcactaataagccggagttctttgaacgcagatttcttgccgggacataaggtacaatacaatcggcaagataggcaggagcttgaccgtgtagtattttatacgtaagtagtaaaaccttaaagtcgcatcttaggtgcacaggaagccagtgcaagtgagccagtataggcgtaatatgatcaaactttcttgtttttgtcaaaagtctagcagccgcattttgtaccatctgtaatcttttaatgctagacatagggaggcccgaaaataaaacgttacagtaatcgagacgagatgtaacgaacgcatggataatgatctcagcatcgcttgtggacaaaatgggacgaattttagcgatattacggagatgaaagaaggccgttttagtaacactcttaatgtgcgactcaaacgagagagttgggtcgaagataatacccaggttctttacagagtcaccttgtttaattgtttggttgtcaaatgttaaggtggtatttttaaatagatgtcggtgttgagcaggaccgataatcagcatttctgttttcttagcgttgagttgcaaaaagttagcggacatccattgtataatttcattaagacacgcctccagctgactacaatccggcgtgttggtcagctttaggggcatgtagagttgggtgtcatcagcataacagtgaaagctaacaccgtatttgcgtatgatgtcacctagcggcagcatgtaaatactaaagagtgcagggccaagaaccgaaccctggggaactccgcacgttaccttaacatagtccgaggtcacattgttatgggagacacactgcatcctgtcagtaagataagagttaaaccaagacaaggctaagtctgtcatcccaatacg from Entelurus aequoreus isolate RoL-2023_Sb linkage group LG02, RoL_Eaeq_v1.1, whole genome shotgun sequence includes:
- the LOC133630033 gene encoding DNA-directed RNA polymerase II subunit GRINL1A-like isoform X2, whose product is MSSPWIGEQGQVGPLSNHSRGQLQELLLRQNAILSNKRLIETLPDKGKKLRDFAEKINLAIEQHDEEERKKSLVSAARTEFQSKYQQAFTMRQSELTTSQLTEGSLVCVPAEEEDDTANELVSKEAAAETMEITASGASLISVRTKEADLAEALDRVTISTSTGFNGKNEEKKDNYFFRKPTQMPHIVTVLQRTENTSRPRQKFRPNQLPNRSDNSSSGSSSPSQSSEGSSPLSAQARRERDKKHLDDITAAKLPPLHHSPAQLLSLQESADLLRAQTMKQQDLQAKMAAQKLSEGLKIYMSSYTPDSSPVAAYREVHDEGAQLSSEED
- the LOC133630033 gene encoding DNA-directed RNA polymerase II subunit GRINL1A-like isoform X1, which translates into the protein MSSPWIGEQGQVGPLSNHSRGQLQELLLRQNAILSNNVVCRRLIETLPDKGKKLRDFAEKINLAIEQHDEEERKKSLVSAARTEFQSKYQQAFTMRQSELTTSQLTEGSLVCVPAEEEDDTANELVSKEAAAETMEITASGASLISVRTKEADLAEALDRVTISTSTGFNGKNEEKKDNYFFRKPTQMPHIVTVLQRTENTSRPRQKFRPNQLPNRSDNSSSGSSSPSQSSEGSSPLSAQARRERDKKHLDDITAAKLPPLHHSPAQLLSLQESADLLRAQTMKQQDLQAKMAAQKLSEGLKIYMSSYTPDSSPVAAYREVHDEGAQLSSEED